In a single window of the Streptomyces sp. HUAS ZL42 genome:
- the coaA gene encoding type I pantothenate kinase, whose product MPRSAHRQRPEATPYVDLTRAEWSALRDKTPLPLTAEEVEKLRGLGDVIDLDEVRDIYLPLSRLLNLYIGATDGLRGALNTFLGEQGSQSGTPFVIGVAGSVAVGKSTVARLLQALLSRWPEHPRVELVTTDGFLLPTRELQARGLMSRKGFPESYDRRALTRFVADIKAGKGEVTAPVYSHLIYDIVPGERLTVRRPDILIVEGLNVLQPALPGKDGRTRVGLADYFDFSVYVDASAEDIERWYLSRFRKLRATAFQNPSSYFRKYTQVSEDEALDYARTLWRTINKPNLVENIAPTRGRATLILRKGPDHKVRRLSLRKL is encoded by the coding sequence ATGCCCCGGAGCGCCCACCGGCAGCGGCCGGAGGCGACTCCCTATGTCGACCTCACCCGCGCCGAGTGGAGCGCGCTGCGCGACAAGACGCCGCTGCCGCTCACCGCCGAGGAGGTCGAGAAGCTGCGCGGCCTCGGTGACGTCATCGACCTCGACGAGGTGCGCGACATCTACCTCCCGCTGTCCCGGCTCCTCAACCTCTACATCGGCGCGACGGACGGTCTGCGAGGCGCCCTCAACACGTTCCTCGGCGAGCAGGGCTCCCAGTCCGGCACCCCGTTCGTGATAGGAGTCGCCGGCTCGGTCGCGGTCGGCAAGTCCACCGTCGCCCGCCTCCTGCAGGCGCTGCTCTCCCGCTGGCCCGAGCACCCCCGCGTCGAACTGGTGACGACGGACGGCTTCCTCCTGCCCACCAGGGAACTCCAGGCCCGCGGCCTGATGTCGCGCAAGGGCTTCCCCGAGTCCTACGACCGGCGCGCCCTCACCCGCTTCGTCGCCGACATCAAGGCCGGCAAGGGCGAGGTGACGGCTCCGGTCTACTCGCACCTCATCTACGACATCGTCCCCGGCGAGAGGCTCACGGTCCGCCGCCCCGACATCCTCATCGTCGAGGGCCTGAACGTCCTGCAGCCCGCCCTCCCCGGCAAGGACGGCCGCACCCGGGTCGGCCTCGCCGACTACTTCGACTTCAGTGTGTACGTCGACGCCAGCGCCGAGGACATCGAGCGCTGGTACCTCAGCCGCTTCCGGAAGCTGCGCGCGACGGCCTTCCAGAACCCGTCCTCCTACTTCCGCAAGTACACCCAGGTCTCCGAGGACGAGGCCCTCGACTACGCCCGTACCCTCTGGCGGACCATCAACAAGCCCAACCTGGTCGAGAACATCGCCCCCACCCGCGGCCGCGCCACCCTGATCCTGCGCAAGGGCCCTGACCACAAGGTGCGGCGTCTGAGCCTGCGCAAGCTGTAA
- a CDS encoding DUF389 domain-containing protein, with amino-acid sequence MLHLRLITPAEKTDDVVRLIGNTVGTTHVVVLPGAARNPAGDVVMCDVAREAGDELLTGLQELGLEESGSIAVENIDLSLSKRADKAEAEAPGEGADAVLWEHLTDATHEESTLSVTYVAFITLATMIAACGVVLDNAVLIVGAMAVGPEFGPLAGICTAAVQRAPRLALRSLTALLVGFAVAMAVTAGFSLFMDAVGLFSKAQLEADRPNTGFIYAPDWFSFVVAVLAGAAGTLSLTSAKSGALVGVAISVTTVPAAANAAVALVYGDTNQTLRSSEQLLLNLLGIILAGTLTLLTQKWLWSKQRQRPTAL; translated from the coding sequence ATGCTGCATCTGCGCCTGATCACACCGGCCGAGAAGACCGACGACGTGGTCCGCCTCATCGGGAACACGGTCGGTACCACGCATGTCGTCGTGCTGCCCGGCGCCGCCCGCAACCCGGCCGGGGACGTCGTGATGTGCGACGTGGCGCGTGAGGCGGGCGACGAACTGCTCACCGGCCTACAGGAGTTGGGCCTCGAGGAGAGCGGATCGATCGCCGTCGAGAACATCGACCTGTCGCTGTCGAAGCGCGCCGACAAGGCGGAGGCCGAGGCGCCGGGCGAGGGCGCGGACGCGGTGCTGTGGGAGCACCTGACCGACGCGACGCACGAGGAGTCGACCCTCTCCGTCACGTACGTCGCCTTCATCACGCTGGCGACGATGATCGCCGCCTGCGGTGTGGTGCTCGACAACGCGGTTCTGATCGTGGGCGCGATGGCGGTCGGCCCGGAGTTCGGCCCGCTGGCGGGCATCTGCACCGCGGCTGTACAGCGTGCCCCACGCCTGGCCCTGCGGTCCCTGACCGCGCTGCTCGTCGGCTTCGCGGTGGCGATGGCAGTGACCGCGGGCTTCAGCCTCTTCATGGACGCCGTGGGTTTGTTCAGCAAGGCTCAGCTGGAGGCCGACCGCCCGAACACCGGCTTCATCTACGCCCCGGACTGGTTCTCGTTCGTGGTGGCGGTCCTGGCCGGGGCGGCGGGCACCCTCTCCCTGACATCCGCGAAGTCGGGCGCCCTGGTCGGTGTGGCCATCTCGGTGACGACGGTCCCGGCGGCCGCCAACGCGGCCGTGGCCCTGGTCTACGGCGACACAAACCAGACCCTGCGCTCTTCGGAACAACTGCTCCTGAACCTGCTGGGCATCATCCTGGCCGGCACTCTGACGCTGCTGACCCAGAAGTGGCTCTGGTCGAAGCAGCGGCAACGGCCAACCGCCCTCTAG
- the glmM gene encoding phosphoglucosamine mutase, which translates to MGRLFGTDGVRGVANADLTAEMALGLSVAAAHVLAEAGTFEGHKPTAVVGRDPRASGEFLEAAVVAGLASAGVDVLRVGVLPTPAVAYLTGALGADLGVMLSASHNAMPDNGVKFFARGGHKLADDLEDKIESVYEEHRRGEPWERPTGAGVGRVRDYEEGFDKYVAHLIAVLPNRLDGLKIVLDEAHGAAARVSPEAFSRAGAEIVTIGTEPDGLNINDGCGSTHLDKLKAAVVSHGAALGIAHDGDADRCLAVDHTGEEVDGDQILAVLALAMRERSALRAETVVATVMSNLGFKLALEREGLNLVQTAVGDRYVLEEMKEHGYALGGEQSGHVIILDHATTGDGTLTGLMLAARVAETGRSLRELAAVMERLPQVLINVPDVDRSRVGDSAELDAAVAEAERELGSTGRVLLRPSGTEPLVRVMVEAADIEQAQSVAGRLADAVKSALG; encoded by the coding sequence GTGGGACGACTCTTCGGCACGGACGGCGTGCGTGGTGTCGCCAACGCGGATCTGACGGCCGAGATGGCTCTCGGCCTGTCCGTCGCGGCGGCGCACGTACTGGCCGAGGCGGGCACCTTCGAGGGCCACAAGCCGACGGCGGTGGTCGGACGGGACCCGCGCGCGTCCGGGGAGTTCCTTGAGGCCGCCGTGGTCGCGGGCCTCGCCAGCGCCGGCGTGGACGTCCTGCGGGTCGGCGTGCTGCCGACGCCCGCCGTGGCGTACCTGACCGGAGCACTCGGCGCCGATCTCGGCGTGATGCTCTCCGCGAGCCACAACGCCATGCCCGACAACGGCGTCAAGTTCTTCGCCCGCGGTGGCCACAAGCTCGCCGACGACCTCGAGGACAAGATCGAGAGCGTGTACGAGGAGCACCGGCGTGGTGAGCCCTGGGAGCGGCCCACCGGCGCCGGTGTGGGGCGTGTACGGGACTACGAGGAGGGCTTCGACAAGTACGTCGCCCACCTCATCGCCGTACTCCCGAACCGCCTGGACGGTCTGAAGATCGTCCTCGACGAGGCGCACGGCGCCGCCGCGCGTGTGTCGCCGGAGGCGTTCTCGCGGGCCGGAGCCGAGATCGTCACCATCGGCACCGAGCCGGACGGGCTCAACATCAACGACGGCTGCGGCTCCACGCACCTGGACAAGCTCAAGGCCGCGGTCGTCTCCCACGGCGCCGCCCTCGGTATCGCGCACGACGGTGACGCGGACCGCTGCCTCGCCGTGGACCACACCGGCGAGGAGGTCGACGGCGACCAGATCCTGGCGGTGCTCGCGCTGGCGATGCGGGAACGCTCCGCTCTGCGGGCCGAGACCGTCGTGGCGACCGTCATGTCCAACCTCGGCTTCAAACTCGCGCTCGAGCGGGAGGGACTGAACCTCGTCCAGACCGCGGTCGGCGACCGGTACGTGCTGGAGGAGATGAAGGAGCACGGCTACGCCCTCGGCGGCGAGCAGTCCGGGCACGTCATCATCCTGGACCACGCGACCACGGGCGACGGGACGCTGACCGGGCTGATGCTGGCCGCTCGGGTCGCGGAGACCGGGCGGTCGCTGCGGGAACTGGCGGCCGTGATGGAGCGGTTGCCGCAGGTGCTGATCAATGTGCCCGACGTCGACAGGTCCCGAGTCGGGGACTCGGCCGAGCTGGATGCGGCTGTCGCCGAGGCGGAGCGGGAGTTGGGGTCGACCGGACGGGTGTTGCTGCGGCCGTCGGGTACTGAGCCGTTGGTCCGGGTGATGGTCGAGGCGGCGGATATCGAGCAGGCTCAGTCTGTTGCCGGGCGGCTGGCCGACGCGGTGAAGTCTGCTTTGGGCTGA